CACTTCCTGCGTCACATGGGCCGCTGACCCTTACTTTTTCCCGCCCTGCGGGAAGCAGGCAGGCAGCGAGCCCCTACGCAGGAGTGGCCATGTCCGCCGGCATCAACACCTACAAGACCGACCTTCGAGAGATCTTCTTCACGCTGTTCGAGCAGTTCGGCTTCGGCCAGGTGGCGGGCCAGGCGCCCTACGACGCCTGGGGGCCGGACGAGGCGAAGGCGGTCCTCACGGAGACGTACCGCTTCGCGCGCGAGGTGCTGGGGCCCCTCAACTCGGTGGGTGACCGCGAGGGCTGCCGGGTGGAGAACGGCGCCGTCTTCACGCCCAA
This DNA window, taken from Corallococcus macrosporus, encodes the following:
- a CDS encoding acyl-CoA dehydrogenase N-terminal domain-containing protein; translation: MSAGINTYKTDLREIFFTLFEQFGFGQVAGQAPYDAWGPDEAKAVLTETYRFAREVLGPLNSVGDREGCRVENGAVFTPKGFKDAWNKLYEQGFKTVAVSPDHGGQGAPMMLQVTVEEILSGANTAF